One genomic window of Deinococcus ruber includes the following:
- a CDS encoding ParB/RepB/Spo0J family partition protein — translation MTTTSVPLLTVSLPVADTQMIALSELQENTHGATNFLKHALRCSGQLDAILLEVLPSGEYVIRDGNRRVETARALGWTEIRADLYSGLSEGDWALLLSSVHNRSENPVEEARNYRVLLRSLTPEGIAANTGHPLSRIKARLALLKLPDDVLELVGSDTLALSVAERASKLKGPFLTRAVNEIRIAAGNGKRYGAKDLKDVTVARSGALGAMLMAAAPPPVSLIPPAEVLALEVRELCARRNVDVAELLTELGLSVSNAVTVAHQHARMN, via the coding sequence ATGACGACGACTTCCGTGCCGCTGTTGACCGTTTCCCTGCCTGTCGCCGACACGCAGATGATCGCCCTGAGTGAGCTGCAGGAGAACACCCACGGCGCGACCAACTTCCTGAAGCACGCGCTGCGCTGCTCCGGGCAGCTGGATGCCATCCTGCTCGAAGTCCTCCCCTCGGGCGAGTACGTGATTCGTGACGGGAATCGCCGGGTCGAGACCGCCCGGGCGCTCGGCTGGACGGAGATTCGCGCCGATCTGTACAGCGGGCTGAGTGAGGGCGATTGGGCGCTGCTGCTGAGCAGCGTGCACAACCGCAGCGAGAACCCGGTCGAAGAGGCCCGCAACTACCGCGTGCTGCTCAGGAGCCTGACGCCGGAAGGCATCGCAGCGAACACCGGACACCCTCTCAGCCGCATCAAAGCCCGCTTGGCGTTGCTGAAGCTGCCGGATGATGTGCTGGAGCTGGTCGGCAGCGACACCCTGGCGTTGTCGGTGGCCGAGCGGGCGTCGAAGCTCAAAGGGCCGTTTCTGACCCGGGCGGTGAACGAGATCCGGATCGCGGCGGGGAATGGCAAGCGGTACGGCGCGAAGGACTTGAAGGACGTGACGGTGGCGCGCAGCGGAGCCCTCGGTGCCATGCTGATGGCGGCCGCTCCGCCACCCGTGTCGCTGATTCCGCCGGCGGAGGTGCTGGCGCTGGAGGTGCGCGAGCTGTGTGCCCGGCGCAACGTGGACGTCGCCGAGCTGCTCACCGAACTGGGGTTGAGTGTGTCCAACGCAGTTACCGTCGCCCACCAGCACGCCCGGATGAACTGA
- a CDS encoding AAA family ATPase yields MFDTTLGFKHKTTSFPGIGKGGNVTIPPSAFSGHIAATKMRNVCWGALEAIGVVLKGHVDACREQDSLTVCIPTGTGDLQLSQSCRAGNQFTWTNPGTTVRPYVVLIAEALLFGTHKEVSERWEHLLNVIRPQATLPLAAATMERLSHDPAVKEALFAMVDSLYFTAKASAVNRPELADPVSPPTAWLHSPVLLGKPPLAATRGAVDLSPAGLLARRSLTGVRALLYGPTGTGKTELAKRIALQNQSALVDIKGRPGLEDRDMIGYIAPSATGPRWVDGPVARAFRMAQQGLRVTLVVDELLRFEPHHRNLFIGLMDDKSDVEVAAVIGSTVPTGRYYTLELPGADEVLYAATSDLNILCTTNVGSNYVQSGDFDPALKRRFQMMLSIGYAPEAEILPLYTRTGGAQAAAVTYALEVATRSMTISQGQLLAEPMNIGVSLNYLQEVHSLVDAGLELADALRSALLVTVAPFCCEFTDQGELDEAAIKSLSTTLEQLLRKAGLAT; encoded by the coding sequence ATGTTCGATACGACGCTCGGCTTTAAACACAAGACCACCAGCTTCCCCGGCATCGGCAAGGGTGGCAACGTCACCATCCCCCCCAGCGCGTTCAGTGGCCATATCGCGGCCACCAAGATGCGCAACGTCTGCTGGGGTGCGCTGGAAGCCATCGGCGTGGTGCTCAAAGGCCACGTGGATGCCTGCCGTGAGCAGGACAGTCTCACCGTGTGCATCCCAACGGGAACCGGCGATCTGCAGCTGTCGCAGTCCTGCCGGGCGGGGAACCAGTTCACCTGGACCAATCCCGGCACGACCGTGCGCCCGTATGTGGTGCTGATTGCCGAGGCGCTGCTCTTCGGCACTCACAAGGAAGTCAGTGAACGCTGGGAGCACCTGCTGAATGTCATCCGGCCGCAGGCGACCCTGCCGCTCGCGGCGGCCACGATGGAGCGCCTCAGCCACGATCCAGCCGTGAAAGAGGCGCTGTTTGCCATGGTGGACTCGCTGTACTTCACCGCCAAGGCGTCGGCCGTGAACCGCCCGGAACTCGCCGATCCAGTCTCCCCGCCGACCGCGTGGTTGCACTCCCCGGTGCTGCTGGGCAAACCCCCACTCGCCGCGACGCGGGGGGCAGTCGATCTGTCCCCGGCGGGCTTGCTGGCACGCCGCTCGCTGACGGGGGTGCGGGCGCTGTTGTACGGCCCGACCGGGACCGGCAAGACCGAGCTGGCCAAGCGGATTGCGTTGCAGAACCAGTCAGCGTTGGTGGACATCAAAGGTCGGCCTGGGCTGGAAGACCGGGACATGATCGGGTATATCGCGCCGAGCGCGACGGGGCCGCGCTGGGTGGATGGGCCGGTCGCGCGGGCGTTCCGGATGGCGCAGCAGGGGTTGCGGGTCACGCTGGTCGTGGACGAGCTGCTGCGCTTTGAGCCGCACCACCGCAATCTGTTCATCGGCCTGATGGACGACAAGAGCGACGTGGAAGTGGCCGCGGTGATCGGGAGTACCGTGCCGACCGGGCGGTACTACACGTTGGAACTGCCGGGGGCGGATGAGGTGTTGTACGCGGCGACGAGCGACCTGAACATCCTGTGCACCACGAATGTGGGGAGCAACTACGTGCAGAGCGGGGACTTTGATCCGGCGTTGAAACGGCGGTTTCAGATGATGCTGTCGATTGGGTACGCGCCGGAAGCGGAGATCCTGCCGCTGTACACCAGGACCGGCGGCGCGCAGGCGGCAGCGGTCACGTATGCGCTGGAGGTGGCAACGCGCAGCATGACCATCTCGCAGGGGCAGTTGCTGGCGGAGCCGATGAATATCGGCGTGTCGCTCAACTACCTCCAGGAGGTACACTCCCTGGTCGATGCGGGCCTGGAACTGGCCGACGCGTTGCGGAGTGCGCTGCTGGTGACGGTCGCGCCGTTCTGCTGCGAGTTCACCGACCAGGGCGAGCTTGATGAGGCGGCCATCAAGTCGTTGTCGACCACCTTGGAACAGCTGCTGCGCAAAGCGGGCCTTGCCACGTGA
- a CDS encoding vWA domain-containing protein has translation MTTPARWWQDASIRTWAWQAWRCYAWRPGYRLTLTTAERTAYVDMTNKVVVCNPEYPYPPLQTVTLVRHLPSDVREFQLQYLESLIAHEAGHTHHSGPLPAGLLGQLVNIIEDHRMERLMARDFPNLAALFELACDADAAHCITADGQGGDVIRGCLLHRFTATHPTWAYVPDRADAHHWPTVKALLEAAWDAPTYDDVVATAAQILALLGREDAAPDPQLQPFLDGLGQFLLSDAPATDGDGDEVGQTSTTPENLGKGGTGAPPTPPVRPKADPVASTDCMLLKSELEGEARRLVAVLAQPGKPDRTLASRDRGRYRYDRDATGSERPFDRRVGAERPGPTHLRLAVDVSGSMYGERIVHARRLAFIVTLAAQRCGLPMVAVAFDDAVHPLFGAQTRPTAALNAVAALEPMACTLLAPALRALWTPVLPGKSVTFILTDGQLDDADYAACQRLRAQHPGVVVPVLLESDDAVRQQYEAAFGVCVALREASQLVPHVVSFLRGRFKH, from the coding sequence ATGACAACTCCCGCACGGTGGTGGCAGGACGCTTCGATTCGCACGTGGGCGTGGCAGGCCTGGCGCTGCTATGCCTGGCGGCCCGGCTACCGCCTCACCCTCACCACCGCCGAGCGCACCGCCTACGTCGACATGACGAACAAGGTGGTCGTGTGCAATCCCGAATACCCATACCCGCCCCTGCAGACCGTCACGCTGGTCCGGCACCTGCCGAGCGATGTGCGTGAGTTTCAGTTGCAGTATCTCGAGAGTCTGATCGCGCACGAAGCCGGGCACACCCATCACAGTGGCCCGCTCCCGGCCGGACTGTTGGGGCAACTGGTGAATATCATCGAGGATCACCGCATGGAGCGGTTGATGGCGCGGGACTTCCCGAACCTCGCGGCGCTGTTCGAGCTGGCCTGCGATGCCGATGCGGCGCACTGCATCACCGCAGACGGCCAGGGTGGAGACGTGATCCGGGGCTGTCTGCTGCACCGCTTCACGGCGACGCATCCCACCTGGGCGTACGTGCCAGACCGGGCGGACGCGCACCACTGGCCGACGGTGAAGGCGCTGCTCGAAGCCGCGTGGGACGCGCCGACGTATGACGACGTGGTGGCGACGGCCGCGCAGATTCTGGCGCTGTTGGGCCGGGAGGATGCGGCACCGGATCCGCAGTTGCAACCATTTCTCGACGGGCTGGGTCAGTTCTTACTCTCGGATGCCCCAGCGACGGATGGTGATGGAGACGAGGTGGGGCAGACATCCACCACTCCTGAGAACCTCGGGAAGGGCGGGACCGGGGCGCCGCCGACACCGCCAGTGCGGCCGAAGGCGGACCCGGTGGCCAGCACGGACTGTATGCTGCTGAAAAGTGAACTGGAGGGCGAGGCACGGCGGTTGGTCGCGGTGTTGGCGCAACCGGGTAAGCCAGATCGTACGCTCGCCAGTCGTGACCGGGGCCGGTATCGCTACGACCGGGACGCGACGGGCAGTGAGCGTCCGTTCGACCGGCGGGTGGGGGCGGAGCGGCCAGGCCCGACGCATCTGCGCTTGGCGGTGGATGTCAGCGGCAGCATGTATGGAGAGCGGATAGTCCACGCGCGGCGACTGGCGTTTATCGTGACGCTGGCGGCGCAGCGCTGCGGCCTGCCGATGGTGGCGGTGGCGTTCGATGATGCCGTGCATCCGTTGTTCGGTGCGCAGACGCGTCCGACAGCGGCGCTGAATGCGGTGGCGGCGTTGGAGCCGATGGCCTGCACGCTGCTGGCACCTGCGCTGCGGGCGTTGTGGACCCCGGTGCTGCCAGGGAAGAGCGTGACGTTCATTCTGACGGATGGGCAATTGGACGACGCGGATTATGCGGCGTGTCAGCGTCTGCGAGCGCAGCATCCCGGGGTGGTGGTGCCGGTGCTGCTGGAATCGGACGACGCTGTGCGCCAGCAGTATGAGGCCGCGTTTGGGGTGTGCGTGGCGCTGCGTGAGGCGTCCCAGCTGGTTCCGCATGTGGTGAGCTTCCTGCGGGGCCGGTTCAAGCACTGA
- a CDS encoding sensor histidine kinase, which yields MTSSASPSAPAPPPVRPHPFAPRHYFGELIDPATYRHLLYHAFSLPLALLYFSLFCVSFALGAGLAVIVVGFFILVGLLWLLLACADLERLLGTALLGVNLSRRRRLRPDGLWDWTRRTLSDVGNYKAALYLALKLPFSLLVLLVGGSLLSTALVLLSAPFWGASGLSGNWLLVELNAQTYQMTVWSLAALVLGGLALMVLTVAALNLLARAWAFVSVALLTDDGEGEQAQREVQALRQGASTLAQRADPAAALGELLSQGVRATAAQGAVLLHAGQVAAEHGLPPEVTAAFAALRPALPLALSDRQAHLLRGWQPPGTLQAAALGTLVSLPVDLPATHTQPPAGPDEAAELHAFYPRGKEPSRRELEFWGAVTDQVAVAQETARLLQQARLQGSEQERARLARDLHDSVAQALYGIALGTRAARAQLSRDPARASEHLEYAVQLADGAASEMKALLFALRPDALEEGGLTAALARLSEMLTLRYHLKSTLDAPLEPTLNAEQKGALYRIAQEAVHNAVKHAQAGTVALRLHPQEGGWRLQIHDDGKGFDPGGVRGGTLGLKSMRERADDMGAQFDLRSAPAGGTTVRVHLPAARIVAHPLPERSAQTTAPSDQTIQENS from the coding sequence ATGACTTCCAGCGCCTCGCCTTCCGCTCCGGCTCCGCCTCCCGTTCGCCCGCACCCCTTCGCGCCGCGCCACTACTTCGGAGAGCTGATCGACCCCGCCACCTACCGCCACCTGCTGTATCACGCCTTCAGCCTGCCGCTGGCCCTGCTGTATTTCTCGCTCTTCTGCGTCAGCTTCGCGCTGGGCGCGGGCCTGGCGGTGATCGTGGTGGGCTTCTTCATCCTGGTGGGCCTGCTGTGGCTGCTGCTCGCCTGCGCCGATCTCGAACGCCTGCTGGGAACGGCGCTGCTGGGCGTGAATCTCAGCCGCCGCCGGCGTCTGCGCCCCGATGGGCTGTGGGACTGGACGCGCCGCACCCTTTCAGATGTAGGCAACTACAAGGCGGCGCTGTATCTGGCGCTGAAACTGCCCTTCAGCTTGCTGGTTCTACTGGTGGGCGGCAGCCTGCTCAGTACAGCCCTGGTGCTGCTGAGCGCGCCGTTCTGGGGAGCCTCCGGCCTGAGCGGAAACTGGCTGCTGGTCGAGTTGAACGCTCAGACGTATCAGATGACGGTGTGGTCGCTGGCGGCGCTGGTGCTCGGCGGCCTGGCGCTGATGGTGCTGACGGTGGCGGCGCTGAACCTGCTGGCGCGCGCCTGGGCGTTTGTCAGCGTGGCCCTGCTGACCGACGACGGCGAGGGCGAGCAGGCCCAGCGCGAGGTCCAGGCGCTGCGTCAGGGAGCCAGCACCCTCGCCCAGCGCGCCGACCCTGCCGCTGCCCTGGGCGAACTGCTCAGCCAGGGCGTCCGGGCGACCGCCGCGCAGGGAGCCGTGCTGCTGCACGCCGGACAGGTCGCCGCAGAACACGGGCTGCCGCCAGAAGTCACCGCCGCGTTCGCCGCGCTACGCCCGGCCCTGCCGCTGGCACTTTCAGACCGTCAGGCCCATCTGCTCCGGGGCTGGCAGCCCCCGGGCACGCTGCAGGCCGCCGCATTGGGCACGCTCGTGTCGCTGCCGGTGGATCTGCCGGCGACACACACGCAGCCACCGGCTGGCCCAGACGAAGCGGCGGAACTGCACGCCTTCTATCCGCGTGGCAAGGAACCCTCCCGGCGTGAGCTGGAGTTCTGGGGAGCGGTGACCGATCAGGTGGCGGTGGCGCAGGAAACGGCGCGGCTTCTTCAGCAGGCCCGCCTCCAGGGGTCCGAGCAGGAACGCGCGCGCCTGGCCCGTGACCTGCACGACTCGGTGGCGCAGGCGCTGTACGGCATCGCGCTCGGCACCCGGGCCGCCCGTGCCCAGCTCAGCCGCGATCCCGCCCGGGCCAGCGAGCATCTGGAGTACGCGGTGCAGTTGGCCGACGGCGCGGCCAGCGAGATGAAGGCGCTGCTGTTTGCCCTGCGTCCCGACGCGCTGGAAGAGGGCGGCCTCACGGCGGCACTGGCCCGACTCTCGGAGATGCTGACGCTGCGCTATCACCTCAAGTCCACGCTCGACGCTCCGCTGGAACCGACCCTGAATGCCGAGCAGAAAGGGGCGCTCTACCGCATCGCGCAGGAAGCGGTCCACAACGCGGTCAAGCACGCCCAGGCCGGAACGGTGGCCCTGCGCCTGCATCCGCAGGAAGGCGGCTGGCGTCTCCAGATCCATGACGACGGCAAAGGGTTCGATCCCGGTGGGGTGCGGGGCGGCACACTCGGCCTCAAGAGCATGCGTGAACGCGCCGACGATATGGGCGCGCAGTTTGACCTGCGGTCTGCCCCGGCGGGTGGCACCACGGTCCGTGTGCATCTGCCCGCCGCGCGGATCGTCGCCCATCCGCTTCCAGAACGTTCGGCCCAGACCACCGCCCCATCCGATCAGACCATCCAGGAGAATTCATGA